TTGGGTTATGGCATAGAAGATAATAATATGACGAAATTTTTGCCCAAAGTATATAAGAAGTTACTACAAGAAGAATTAACCCTCAGTCGGAAATAATTGCAATTGGAGTTTCGATAAAATCTATTCATAATGAGACCAGACAGAAAGAATTTTGATGGTTTTATTATTGTCATCAACACGATAAACTAGGCGATGCTTAATATTTATTCTCCTTGAATAGTAACCTTTTAAATTACCTGATAATTTTTCGTAAGGAGGCTCATAGGGATTTGATTTTAAGATGTTGAGTAATTCTTTGAGATTACCGTCTAATTTTGCTGATTTGAGTTTTTTCGCATCTTTTAGAGTATTTCGACTAAATTCAATCTTCCAAGTCATTTAAAACCCCCAAAAATTCCTCCTCTGATACCCATTCATTATCTTTTTCTGCTGTTTTTATGGATGAGACTAAGTTAGGAATAGATTGTAAATACAAGGTTTCTTGTAAACTGTCCCAGTCTTCTTTTGATAAGATTACGACATCCCCTTTTTTACTGCTGATAATCCGAGGATGATGATCTTGATTCACTTGTTCTATTAGACTGAATAAATTATTTCTTGCAGTACTTATATTAATTATTTTCATTACTATTTTTGTTTAACTTTTAAATTGTACATTTTATTGTACAACATTTTGGAAATTAAAAATTAACCTCAGCATAGGATTTGAAAATTTTTCAACCCTCATGATTGTTAATGATTCTTGTGGTGAAATGAATTGTAATTACCGAGAACATTTTAAAATATAGGAATAATCCTTTTAAGGCTATAACTTGAGTTAATAATGTTATGTGGGAAGAAGATTGGGAAAATGCGATTATTGATTTTGCTCATTGGCAGGGAGAAATAAATTATCATAAGGCACAGGAATCTTTACGGAATTTATTATTAAATCTGGATTTGAAAGAGGAAGAGAAGCAGGGATTAGAGACAGAAATTGCTCACTTGAATCAAATGTTACAAAAGTTAGAAGATTCAGTGATTCAAATTGCGGCTTTTGGCATGGTGGGAAAGGGAAAATCTAGTGTTTTGAATGCTTTAATTGGTCAAGACATTTTTATTACGGGACCACTTCATGGAGTGACAAGAGAAATTGATCAAACTAATTGGCGTTTAAGTAAGGAGAGTATTGGTAATGGAGAGCAAAATATTCAACGATTGATTAAGGGTTCAGAAAATGTCCAAATTCAGTTGATAGATACTCCGGGGATTGATGAAATTGATGGGGAAACGAGGGAAACGTTAGCCCATGATATTGCTTCTAGGGTAGATTTAATTTTGTTCGTGATTGCAGGAGATATTACGAGGGTAGAGTATCAGGCTTTATGCCAATTGCGAGAGGT
This is a stretch of genomic DNA from Cyanobacterium aponinum PCC 10605. It encodes these proteins:
- a CDS encoding type II toxin-antitoxin system Phd/YefM family antitoxin, encoding MKIINISTARNNLFSLIEQVNQDHHPRIISSKKGDVVILSKEDWDSLQETLYLQSIPNLVSSIKTAEKDNEWVSEEEFLGVLNDLED
- a CDS encoding Txe/YoeB family addiction module toxin; this encodes MTWKIEFSRNTLKDAKKLKSAKLDGNLKELLNILKSNPYEPPYEKLSGNLKGYYSRRINIKHRLVYRVDDNNKTIKILSVWSHYE